In Afipia carboxidovorans OM5, the sequence CGGTGTCGACATTCTCGCCAACGCGGTGAAGGTCACCCTCGGCCCGAAGGGCCGCAACGTCGTGCTCGACAAGTCGTTCGGCGCGCCGCGCATCACCAAGGACGGCGTCACCGTCGCCAAGGACATCGAGCTTGAGGACAAGTTCGAGAACATGGGCGCACAGATGGTGCGCGAAGTCGCCTCGAAGTCGGCAGACCTCGCCGGCGACGGCACCACCACCGCGACCGTGCTCGCGCAGGCGATCGTCAAGGAAGGCGCCAAGGCGGTTGCCGCCGGCATGAACCCGATGGACCTCAAGCGCGGCATCGACCTCGCGGTCGAGGCTGTCGTTGCGGACCTGCAGAAGAACTCCAAGAAGGTCACCTCGAACGACGAGATCGCCCAGGTCGGCACCATCTCGGCCAACGGCGACACCGAAATCGGTGCGTTCCTCGCCAAGGCGATGCAGAAGGTCGGCAACGAAGGCGTCATCACCGTTGAGGAAGCGAAGTCCCTCGACACCGAGCTCGACGTCGTCGAAGGCATGCAGTTCGACCGCGGCTACATCTCCCCCTACTTCGTCACCAACGCCGACAAGATGCGCGTCGAGTTCGACGACGCCTACGTCCTCATCAACGAGAAGAAGCTCTCCTCGCTGAACGAGCTGCTGCCGCTGCTCGAGGCCGTGGTGCAGACCGGCAAGCCGCTCGTCATCGTCGCTGAAGACGTGGAAGGCGAGGCTCTCGCCACCCTCGTCGTCAACCGTCTCCGCGGCGGTCTGAAGGTTGCCGCCGTCAAGGCGCCGGGCTTCGGCGATCGCCGCAAGGCCATGCTGCAGGACATCGCGATCCTGACCGGCGGCCAGGCGATTTCGGAAGACCTCGGCATCAAGCTTGAGAACGTGACCCTGCAGATGCTCGGCCGCGCCAAGAAGGTGATGATCGACAAGGAGAACACCACGATCGTCAACGGTGCCGGCAAGAAGGCCGACATCGAGGCGCGCGTGGCGCAGATCAAGGCGCAGATCGAGGAGACCACCTCGGACTACGACCGTGAGAAGCTGCAGGAGCGTCTCGCCAAGCTCGCGGGCGGCGTCGCGGTGATCCGCGTCGGCGGCGCGACCGAGGTCGAGGTGAAGGAACGCAAGGATCGCGTGGACGACGCGATGCATGCGACCCGCGCGGCTGTCGAGGAAGGCATTCTTCCGGGCGGCGGCACCGCTCTCCTGCGCGCCAGCGAAGGCCTGAAGCGCATCAAGACCCAGAACGACGACCAGAAGACCGGCGTCGAGATCGTGCGCAAGGCTCTCTCCGCGCCGGCCCGCCAGATCGCCATCAACGCCGGCGACGACGGCTCGGTGATCGTGGGCAAGGTGCTTGAGAAGGAGCAGTACGCTTACGGCTACGACGCGCAGAACCACGAGTACGGCAACCTGGTCTCGAAGGGCATCATCGACCCGACCAAGGTCGTGCGCGCTGCGATCCAGAACGCGGCTTCGGTTGCCTCGCTCCTCATCACGACGGAAGCGATGATTGCCGAACTGCCCAAGAAGGGCGGCGCCGGCGCACCGGGCGGCATGCCCGGCGGCGGCATGGGCGGCATGGATTTCTAAGAAATCCGGTCATTCCGGGCGCGGTGCGGCATTCTTCATGCCGCTCCGCAGACCCGGAATCTCGCTCCACAAAACATGAAGGGCGCGGTGCAAACCGCGCCCTTCATATTCCAAACTCGATCAAGCAAGAACTAGTTTTTTTGCGTTTACGCCATTCGCCACCAACAATTGGGGCGTTTTAGCCTCGCTGATAGAAACCGCCTCGATGGCTACGAGGCCCTGCTCGAAAGCGGCTTGCAGTGATTGTCCCGAAGCGATAGCGGCATAAAAGCGGGCGGCAAACGCCGTCGCCGCTAAATCGCTTATTGAGTCCCCCATTACTACAATCGCCTTCGCCGGCGGCAGAAACGCGCTCTTCGCGCCAGCGCTATGGCAGGAGTTCAGAACAATAACCTGAGGCGGGTTATCGACTGCGCTAACGGCTTTCGCGAGAAGATCGAAGGTTACGACCTTGCCCAACGCCGGCTTTACTTTGGCATGATCCACAGCGATGCCACCGCTGAAGCCGTGCCCAGAAAAATGAACAATGCCCGGCTCAAGGTCATTCAAACCATCCATGATAGATGTCAAATTCGCAGCAGGCCGATAGTGAAGCGCGACGCTGTCACGGAGCTTGGAGCCACGAACGACTTCCTGCACTTGGCGTATTTCGGCATCGACGCGTAGCGGACTTTGCAGGTCGGGGTTCGCAGTCGAATAAAGAACGTCGAGGCGCTTTTTTCCCTTCAAAGCGCGGCGTGTAATGGTTTTGACGACGATTGTCTTTCCGCCCCGAACTACCGGCTTACGTTTGGTCGGAATCCTTGCAGCGAATTTTGGGTTATCGGCAACACGGACGATCTTTTCCCGATTGGCGCGGACAAACTCGTTTTTTGAATAAACGTACTGGCTCCTGTCGGCAGCGTAACCCTCGTTCTTTGCCCGGTCGATGAGGTGTTTTTTGTAAAGGTACTCAATCTCATTTTGTGCCTGCTGGGAATCCTTGGCCTTGATGTGCGCCTGAGCCATAAGTTCCTTTTTCGAGCGGGGTCTAGAACCGCGACCATAGACGGTATTGAAAAGTTTGCGGCGCAGTTGCGCCTTGCCCAAGTCTTTTCCGAGACGTTCGACATTCTCTTCATGGTTGCCTGTCGGGTCGATGACGGATTGGCGAATCACTGGCTCAACCCTTTTTGCTCAACGTGACGTTCGGCACCATACGGCTGATGGTCGGCTGGCTCACGCCTAGCACCTTCGCAAGTTGCCCCTGCGAGTATCCCTTATCGAGGAATTCAAGCAATTTTAGCTTCCGTAATATCTCAAGCTCTTTGAGGATAGCGGCGGCTTGTTCTTCAGTCATCATGCGCGCGCCTCCGGACGCCCGGCAATCTTGGCGATTTCCTTGGCGAAGCCTTTCGGAAACATGCGACTCAGGGTGGCTTCACTGACGCATAGCGCGGCGGCAATATGCTTTTGCTGACAACCAATCGCCAGCGCTTGCAAAATGAGAAGCATTTTGACGGAGCGAAGTTCTTCGACGACTTCGTTCCCAGAGTTCTTGTCCATGGCGTTTATTTCCCTTTTGGCTTGCGCCCCTTCGAGAGCGTCACGTTGACGTGGTTTGCGGTGGTACCCAGGATTTCGGCAATCAGCGTTGGCCGCAAACCTGCGGAATCCAAGAACAGGATTTTGTCCTTGCTGGACGGCATCGAGGCCGTCAGGGCGGCAGCTTGCAGTTTGATGAGGATGTCGAGTTTCGAGGAAATATCATCGGCCATGACTAAGCAGTTTCTTTCTCGGGTTTGAGGGGCAAAGCATAAAGATGCAGCGGATGGTCGTCCGCACCAATGCGAATTACGATGCCCGCCTCAACCCATTTCGCAATTGTGCGGCTAAGGTTTCCGCTGTCGAGCTTGACGCGCTTTCCGATGTCGGCCTGCGGCGTCTCGCCGTCGCACAAGTTGTATGCCAAGACTTGTTTGGCGCTGCCTTTGGTAGGAGCGACGATTTTGCGAAGCACTTCCGGAGGAAATGCTGTGCGGCCCAGCGTGGCTAGGATGCCCTTCAACAGTGCATCTGTCGTATTCACTCAACCCTCCTATGAATAGAATTTCTTCGACATAAGCATGCGGGTAGACAATTCAAGGCAGAGTTTATTCAATCTCCTTTTTGGGTAACCTACCTATGGTTGTTATTACTTCATAATCTATTGTATTTATTGCATAAAATATTTGTACCGATTCGGTCATTAGTTATCAACACGAATAGTCGCTCTAAGATATAGTGGATCGCCTACTCTTGCGGACTTGACAATGAGATATATAGGTTTATATTCCTATTCATCCCGTCTCACTCGAGGGGCGGATCGCGATCGTCACGAACGCGAGGCGGGATGCGGTGGACGCGGCAGCGTCAGGCGCGGTTTGAAGCGGGAGGGCGTCGCCTTGTTTTCAACGGGCGGCGTGACCTGCGGAGAATGCGCTGACGGCGGCGCTGTGCGGACGGCCCAAGTCGTGTGGTCCTGCGAAATCCGCCCTGCCCCGTTCGCTTCCAACCGGAGGCGTCGGCCTCAGCGGAGACGACGGTGACAGCCTGCGGGCGTTCGCCGGGGAGAGCACGAAGCAAGCCGTTAAAACCATTGCGTGCGGAACGCCGGATGTCTCCGGCGCAACCGTGGTGACTGAAGCTCGTGTGCACAACTATATATCGCACGCGAGGCTGCGGATGCGGCGAGCATCCGGCGTTCCGCGCGCCCTCTTTCTTGGGCGTGAACGATTGGTTTGAGAGCGACGGCGTCCCCGCGCCGCAAAGAACAGGGGTGATGTTGCATACCCTGTCAATGGCGCGGGTTGGATTCTGGTGCGAACGGGGCAAGCCCCTACGCACGGCCGCAAAGAACAGAGGCGATGTTGCATATCCTGTCAATGGCGCGGTTGATTCTGGTGCGAACGGGGCAAGCCCCTACGCACGCGCCGCAAAGAACAGGGGCGAGAATGCGTGCGTCTAATACGTCGAGCCGAGATAGCGGAACAGCGTGTCACGCCACCAGTCGGATTCGGTGACCTGCAGCATCGCGACGTTGAGCGGCTTGCGCAGCTTGCTGTTCGGGCGCATGGCGATCGCATAACGCTGCGGCTCCAGCATCAGGTCGGTCAGATCGAGCGACGACAGTCCCTGCTGGCGGATCATCCAGGCGAGCAGCGGACGATCGTAAACAAGTGCATCGATCTTGCCGCTGCGCAGCGCTTTGAGCCCATCCTGCGGCGACGGCAGCACCGAGTGAACGATGCGCAGCCGCGTCAGCCCGTCTTGCGACGACGTTCCACCGGGCACGCCGACCTTGATGGACGACAGATCGGCCACCGAATTGACCATGCCGTGCAGCCGTTTCGTCGTCAGCGACGAAGTGATGCCTGCGGTGAACACCGCAATCGCGATGACCGACGTCACCATCCAGATCATCGCGATGATGCGCCCCGGCAGCGTCAACGGCATGATGCCGCCCGCCGCGCGCTGCGTCATCGTGTGGGTCGACCACCACACGCCGGAGGACAGGCCGCGCACCACGGTGCCGCCGAATCCATCGTTCGCCTTGCGCTCGAACAGCCAGATCACCACGCCCGCAGTGACCGCGAGTCCGAGCAAGGTCAGTGCCGCCTGCAGGAAGCTCCACGATGCGATGGATTTGATCACCGGAATCCAGTTGGTGATGCGGTCCGCCTGAACGGCAACGCCGGTGCCGGCGTGGAAATACGACGTCGTGAAATCAAGCGCCTGCTCGCGCTCCGCCGTGATGCTGATCGCGGAAATGGCAACATCGAACTGTCCGGTTTTCACACCGTCCAGAAGCGCCGGCACAGTATCGGCCTCGACGAAGTGGTAATTCCATTTCAGCCGGCTGGCGAGATGCTGCCAGAGTTCGATGCTGACACCGCTCCAGTTGCCGTTCTCGTCCTTCATCGCGAATGGCGGCGCGACCTTGGTGCCGATGACGAGCTCACGATCCACCGGCGCGGGATTGGCGGCGCGCGTCTGACTGAAGGATGGCGTTGCGGACAAGAGGCTGATCGCAGCCGGCATCAGCGCGAGCCACAGCAAAAGAGCCAACCAGCACCGGCAAGCACCGCGCAACCGTGAAATGTTCAATTTGAGGCCTTTATCGCGAAAGGTCGGATTCGCGCATGTTACGGGAACCCTGCATGACTGCCAATCTTGCACCCGCGAACATGCTGACCGGCAATTTAACAGTGGAGCCTCTTTAACAAAGGAGCTTTGGCGACATTCGTCCCATGCGATTCCGCGCGGAACAATGCCCGCCCCCATTCATTCCACTTCGCGTGTCCCTCCGGGCGCAAGGAGGCGCATGCTCGTCCACATCCAGATATTGCGATTTCTCGCTGCAGCCGCCGTGGTGGCGTTTCATGTCTGGGGCATCGCGCCGGACCACATCAACGTACCCGCGGAGACACCCACGCTCGGCCTCTGGCATTTCGGCCATGGCGTCGATCTGTTCTTCGTCATCTCCGGCTTCATCATGTATTACGCGACGCAGGCAGCCCTTGCGCGCGGCAAGCCACTCACGCCATCGGCGTTCCTGCGTCGCCGTGTCGAACGCATCGTGCCGCTCTACGCGGCGATGATCGTCATCATGACGGCGCTTGCGATGGTGCTGCCCGCCATCTTTGACGCGCCGGGCTGGTACACGCTGCCTCACGTTCTGAAGTCGCTCGCCTTCATCTCCTTCACGAGCGGCGAGATGCCGGTGGTGTTCGTCGGCTGGTCGCTCGAATACGAGATGTTTTTCTATCTCGCACTCGCGCTGTTGATGGCACTGACGCAGGATGCATGGCGCGCCGTGGTGGTGACGTTCTGCGGTCTCGTCATGATCGGGAAAATTCCCGGGGTCGCGGAGGCGCTGGGGCATTACACGTTCTTCACCGATCCGCTGATTCTGGAATTCATCTACGGCATCATTGCAGCTATTCTGTTCATCGAGGGTATGCGCGCGAACAAAAGTCATCGCGCGTTGCTGGTGGCCACGGCCTGCACGACGATTGTGCTGCTGGCGACAGAACCCACCAACCGCGCGCTAATTTATGGTCTGCCGTCGGCTGCCCTGGTGCTCATCGCAGCGTGGATCAGCCGCCAGCGCACGCAGCCGTCGCGGATCGAGCATGCATGCGAGCGGCTCGGCGATGCATCGTTCTCGATCTATCTGGTGCAGGCGCCGCTCGTCGTGTTCGCCGCGCAGAGCGTGGCGGCGCTGTCTCCGACGATCCATCCATGGTCACTGGTCTTGCTGGCAAGCACACTGGTGATCGCCGCGGGCCTTGCGCTCAACATCGTGCTGGAGCGTCCCCTGCTCGCACTATGCCGGCACATCGGCAAGCATCCATCTCGTACCCGAGAGGCCGCCGTTGAATTCGCAGCTTCAACGCGATGAATGCGAGCGACAAACGACGAACATGAAAATTCGTTCACGCACATTTATCGCAAGCACGCCCATCCTGTATCGCCTGTTCATGCTCCGGTCATCACCACTCAGAAACAATGGCCGGCGGCGATGATTAATATCGTCACACGATTATTCGTCCACCTCACCGAGGAGACCCGCCATGAAAAAAATTGCTTTCGGATTTGCTGCAGCCCTTGCGCTGGGCCTTGCCACCCTTGCCGCTCCGGCCTCAGCTGCTCCGGCGGCAGCGCCTGCATTCGGCCTGACCAACATCCCGCATCCCGGCGTCACGAATGCCTACGTTACGCGTCGTGTCGTTCGCCGTGGCCCGCACTGTACCGTGCGCAAGATCGTGCGCCGTGGTCCTTACGGGCAGCGCATCGTCACCACGAAGCGTTTCTGCCGCTAATCGCAGTCCTCAAGAAGAACGCCACGCATCATGCGTGGCGTTCTTTATTCAATCACAGGATCAAATCTCAATCGTCATCGTCGTCATCGGCAATGCTCCGGCGCGGCGGCGGTGCATAGCGACGCTTGGTGGCACGGATATTTCGCGCTGAGGTACGCGGCGGATAAAACACCGCGTGGCATGCCGGGCTCAATCGTGGCCCTGCCTGCTGCAGGCAGTTCGCGATGTGATCGGCATTCGGAATGTAGTGGCTGCACAACCGGAAGACATCCGGTGTACAGGCCTCGCGCTCATCTGTCGTACCCTGCGCCTGCACGCTCGCCGGCACGCATAGCAGCATCGAAGCGGTTACCCATCCAGCCGCACGCGATCCCAGTCCGAATCCCATCATGGTCTCCCAAGGCTTTGCGATGTCGACGCCAAGCTAAACACGCTCATCGCTTGCGCGAAAGCCCCTCGCCTGCCGATGCAACAGTTCCGCATGGTGCTAAAATACGTCATCCCCAACCGGAGAATCAGTGATGTCCCACCGCGTGGAAATCAAGAAAGTCGCGCCGGATGCCATGAAAGCGTTCGGCCCGCTCTATCAGTATGTCGGCGCGTGCGGTCTCGACCGCGCGCTGATCGACATGCTGTTCATGCGTATTTCGCAGATCAACGGCTGCGCCTATTGCGTCGACCTGCACTGGCGCGACGCGATGAAGGCCGGCGACGATGCCCGCAAGTTCAACAGCATCATCACCTGGCGCGAGGCGCCGTTCTTCTCGGAACGCGAGCGCGCGGCGCTGAACTGGGCGGAGAGCCTCACCCTCGTCGCAGATACCGGCGCGCCGGATACCGATTATGAGGAGATGAAAGCGCATTTCAGCGAGAAGGAAATCGCGGACGTTACCGTCGTCATCGCACTGATGAATGCGATGAACCGGCTCGGCATCGGCCAGCGGCTCGCGCCAGCTATCAAAGTCGCGAGCTGAGGCTCGCGACCGATGCGTTTATCGCTTGCGCCAGACCAGAAGGCTCGAGATGCCGTAGTTCCACACCACGCCCATCAACGCGCCAGCGATACCCGCAAGCCACCACACAGCGTTCTGGTCATAGACCGAGAAAGCAACGCCGACATTGGCGAGCAGCCCGACGCTGCAGACGATGTAGAACGCGATCAATCCACGAATGAGCTTCGCGCCACGCAGCCGCTGATCGCGATAGGTCAGGCGGTTGTTGAGGAGGAAGTTTCCGGTCATCGCGGTAAACGCCGCAATCCCCTGTGCGACCGCAAACGGCGCGTTCATCGCAAGCGCGAGGTAGAGCGTCGCCAGGTGCACCAGAAGGCCGATGCCACCGACGAAGGCGAACATCAGAAACCGCAGCGACACGGTATCGAGGGTGAGCTTCGCCAACACGAGGCCGAGGAAATCCATCACCACGAGCGAATCGAGCTTGCTCTCGCCGTGCAGTCGTGTGCCAAACGTGAACGGAACTTCGACCGTGCGCAGGCGACCTTTCGCGGACGCGATCAGGTCGAGCAGAATCTTGAACCCCTGCTCGGAGAGCGAGGGTGCAATCGCCTCGAAACGATCGCGGCGGACCATGAAGAACCCACTCATCGGATCGGCGATCTCGATGTGCAGAAGCTGTTTGGCGAGCACGGTCGCGAATTTGCTGCCGCCTGCGCGGGTGCTGCTGAAGCTGTCAGCACTGCCACCGCCGACATAGCGGCTCCCGACCACGAGCTCGGCCTCGCCACTCTGCAGCAGCGCAAGCATTGTCGGCAGTCGCGTTTCGTCATGCTGCAAGTCGGCGTCCATCACCGCAACGAACGGCGCCGAGGAAGCCAGAATACCTTCGATGCACGCGCCAGATAAGCCACGGCGGCCGATGCGGCGAACGCAGCGCACGCGAGTGTCCTGCTGCGCGAGGCGACGTACGACTTCCCAGGTGCGGTCGGGCGAATTGTCGTCGACGAAGATGACCTCAAAAGGAATGCCCTGCAGCGCAGCGTCGAGCTTTTCGAACAGTACCGGCGCGTTGTCGCGCTCGTTGAAGGTCGGCACCACAATGCAAAGCTGCGGCGCGACACTGTCAGCACGAATAGCTGCGGGATTGGCACTGAGGGGCGCGAGCGAAGTCATGTCGTTGGCAGGTCCAGGGCAGACGATCGGCCTCGCCCGTGGGCGGCCATGTGACCTTCACCTTCGCAGCAACACGTTGCCAGAATGGTAATCCGCGGAAATCGCGGTGGCGCAGAGTAAATTTAGGGTTGAAAATGGTAACGACCACGAATGACGCGGGCTGCGCGTACATCCGGCGCTCGCCCGGGCAAATCACGAAGATTTGCCGGTCTTTCGTGGTCGTTTCGGCGACGGTGCGGGGGCAACAACATCGCCGTTGAATGGGAGATGGGGGCGCAGGACCCCTTCCGCAAGGGGGCCAAAAGGACGCAGGGGAACCGCATGAATAAAGGCAAAATTTACATCGGCATCGGCGGATGGACATTCGCCCCGTGGCGCGGGGTGTTCTACCCGGAAAAGCTCGCCCAATCGAAAGAGCTTGGCTACGCGGCCTCGAAGCTCACCTCGATCGAGATCAACGGTACATATTACGGCTCGCAAAAGCCCGCGAGCTTCCGCAAATGGGCCTCCGAGGTGCCCGAAGGCTTCATCTTTTCACTGAAAGGGCCGCGCTTTGCCACCAACCGCAAGGTGCTGGCCGAAGCCGGCGACTCCGTACGGCGGTTCTACGATTCCGGCGTGCTCGAACTCGGCGACAAGCTCGGCCCGGTGCTCTGGCAGTTCATGCCGACCAAGCGCTTCGATGAGGCGGATTTCGGCGCATTCCTCGAACTCCTGCCGCGCGAGCTCAACGGGCGCAAACTGCGGCATGTCGTGGAAGTCCGTCATGACAGCTTCTGCTGCGACGCCTTCATCACGCTTCTGAAGAAATTCGCGGTCCCGGTCGTCTATGCCGACCATGCGACCTACCCCGCAATCGCGGATATCACCGGCGATTTCGTCTATGCCCGCTTGCAGACCGGACAGGATAGCGTGAAAACAGCTTATCCTCCGAAACAGCTCGGGCAATGGGCGGAGCGCCTGCGGACCTGGGCAGACGGCGGTGAGCCGGACGATCTGCCCCGCATCGGTAAGCCTGCCGCGAAGAAGAAGCCCCGCGACGTGTTCGCCTACATCATTCACGGAGGAAAAGTTCATGCGCCGGCCGGCGCAATGGATTTGATCGGCCGCGTTTCCGAAAAGTAATTGAAGACCGGAAGGACCATGACCATGGCAAAGAAGAAAAAGATTTTCACTATCGGCTATGAGCATGTCAGCTCCCGCGCCGTGCTCGACGAACTGGAGCGCGCCGGCGTCAAGATCCTTGCAGACGTGCGCGCCATCGCTTCGTCGCGCCGCGCGGGCTTCTCGAAGAACCAGCTTGCCGCAAGTCTCGACGAACGCGGCATCGGCTACGTCCAATTCCGCGGGCTCGGCACGCCGAAGCAAGGCCGCGAGGCCGTGCGCAAAGGCGATATCGCCACCATGAAGAAGATCTACACCGCGCATCTGAAGACAGCAGAAGCGAAGCACGAAATGGACGAACTCGCGGAGCTCGTCAAAAAGACGGGGCCGGTGTGCCTGTTATGTTTCGAACGCGATCATACCAACTGCCATCGCCACTTCATTGCCGAGATCATCGAGGAGCGCGATGACGTCACTCCCGAACATCTTGTTGCGCCGCAGTTTTAAATTTTTTCCGTTCGTTCCTTAGACGTTCTTCCCTTGCTGCTGGACGTCAGCACGCGCTGCCGGTTTACTGGCTCACGTAATTCTACGTAAGTTTTTCACATAGCCCGAGAGCCAGGGCAGTATGCGTTGCGTCCGCAGTCTCACAGTGGCGTGGATTGGCGTAACCTCGGTCTTTGCAGGACCGGCGCTCGGCGAGCCTTTACCTGATGACGGAGAAGCCGACGCGACAAACCATCGCGATGCGACCTTCCTCTATTTTACCGGCGCCGACCTCTGGCGAAAGGGTGGGACGAGCTATGGCGGCGCGCTGTGGTCGCCCGGCGGACTCAACGCCGACGGCTTCACCCTGAAAATGCTGCTCGCGGGCGGCGACTACCTTTATCGGTCGTGGACCACCGACATCCGCGGCATCGGCCTCGCCGCCTCGGTTCTGCCCGGCTATCGCATCAAGCGCGGCGACCTCGAAGTGAAAATTTATGCCGGGCTCGACGTCCAGCACCACTGGACGCTGCCGGATGATCCCGGAAACCGGCTGCGCGGTACCCATCTCGGCGCACGCGTCAATCTCGACGCTTGGTGGGAGCCCCTGCCCGCCCGGATGATGGTGGCGACGACGCTCACGGCCTCTACAATCGGCGGCAGCTATGGTGCGCGTGCGGCCACCGGCTGGCGGCTGCTCGATCGGTTTTGGGCGGGGCCCGAAATCGAAACGTCAGGTGATCGTAACTACCAGCAATACCGCGTGGGCGCGCATCTCACATCGTTGCAGTTTGCGGGCTACGAATGGGCATTCGGCGGAGGCTACGTTCAAGACAACAGCCGCCGCTCCGGCCTTTACGGCCGCTTCAGCGTCCTGATACGGCGATAACGAATCTCAGCCGCGCGCATCGCAGGCCCAGGCGCGGATTACGCATTCCTGGCCGCCATAGGCGTAGCACTTCTTGCTTGCAGCGTTGAGCGCGCTCGAAATGCGCGGCTCGACCGCATAGCCAAAGGCGCCGCAGGGATTTTTCATATCGACGACGAAAGCGGCACAGGCGCGCCGCATCGTCACCACCGTGCAGTCGCCCTTGCACTGCTTGCG encodes:
- the bcsS gene encoding cellulose biosynthesis protein BcsS; this encodes MRCVRSLTVAWIGVTSVFAGPALGEPLPDDGEADATNHRDATFLYFTGADLWRKGGTSYGGALWSPGGLNADGFTLKMLLAGGDYLYRSWTTDIRGIGLAASVLPGYRIKRGDLEVKIYAGLDVQHHWTLPDDPGNRLRGTHLGARVNLDAWWEPLPARMMVATTLTASTIGGSYGARAATGWRLLDRFWAGPEIETSGDRNYQQYRVGAHLTSLQFAGYEWAFGGGYVQDNSRRSGLYGRFSVLIRR
- a CDS encoding DUF4189 domain-containing protein, whose protein sequence is MRSTLTLRFAGLFLAALCFSGVLPASSYAAGALAVGKCGAYGQAFDHARQEAAIASARKQCKGDCTVVTMRRACAAFVVDMKNPCGAFGYAVEPRISSALNAASKKCYAYGGQECVIRAWACDARG